One genomic window of Quercus robur chromosome 6, dhQueRobu3.1, whole genome shotgun sequence includes the following:
- the LOC126689836 gene encoding uncharacterized mitochondrial protein AtMg00810-like: MILSQILFHHYLTHTANTPSVEKSSAPQPSHAHDTPADYSFFTLTKGSSFTVLLVYVDDILLTGNDPKCIHELKIFLDAKFGLKDLGSLKCFLGLEVARSDKGISLNQRKYALEILQDTGHLGSRPVKTPMEQNLHLSKDQGKLLPDANQYKRLIGRLLYLTLTRPDITYAVHRLSQFLAEPREPHMQAVNRILQYIKGTPSRGLFFARNLNLQVKAFCDADWAGCPDIRKSLTSYSVFLGDSLISWRSKKQCTVSRSSAEAEYRAMATTTCEIVWVLQLLRDLKVDHPKSAQLFYDNQAALHIAANPVFHERTKHIKVNCHLVRDKITEGVIKTFHVTSQFQIADIFTKALGLLAFSRSVNCLGLLSQAY; this comes from the exons ATGATACTTTCCCAGATTCTATTCCATCACT ATCTCACACACACTGCAAATACTCCTTCTGTAGAGAAGTCATCTGCTCCACAACCTTCTCATGCACATGATACTCCT GCAGATTACTCTTTCTTCACTCTCACTAAAGGCTCATCATTCACTGTTTTGCTAGTTTATGTGGACGACATTTTGCTCACAGGGAATGATCCTAAGTGTATTCATGAATTGAAGATTTTTCTTGATGCTAAGTTTGGTCTAAAAGACTTAGGTTCTCTAAAGTGTTTCTTGGGGCTTGAGGTAGCAAGAAGTGACAAGGGAATCAGTCTAAACCAGAGAAAGTATGCTTTGGAAATTCTTCAAGATACTGGTCATTTGGGATCTAGACCAGTTAAAACACCTATGGAGCAAAACTTGCATCTTTCAAAGGATCAAGGAAAGTTGCTGCCAGATGCAAACCAGTACAAGAGGTTAATAGGGAGATTGTTATATCTGACCTTAACTAGACCAGACATCACATACGCTGTACATAGATTGAGTCAATTTTTGGCTGAACCAAGAGAACCTCACATGCAAGCAGTCAACAGAATTCTTCAGTACATAAAAGGCACACCTAGCAGAGGTTTATTTTTTGCTAGAAACTTAAATTTGCAGGTAAAAGCATTTTGTGATGCAGATTGGGCAGGCTGCCCTGATATAAGGAAATCTTTAACAAGTTATAGTGTCTTTCTAGGTGATTCTCTAATCTCTTGGAGATCAAAAAAACAATGCACTGTCTCTAGATCTTCAGCAGAGGCAGAATATAGAGCAATGGCTACCACAACATGTGAAATTGTTTGGGTTCTTCAGTTGCTAAGGGATTTGAAGGTTGATCATCCTAAGAGTGCTCAGTTATTCTATGATAATCAAGCTGCACTACATATTGCAGCTAACCCGGTTTTCCATGAGAGAACGAAGCATATTAAAGTCAATTGTCATCTGGTCAGAGATAAGATAACAGAGGGTGTGATCAAAACTTTCCATGTTACAAGTCAATTTCAAATTGCAGACATTTTCACAAAGGCATTGGGGCTTCTAGCTTTTTCCAGGTCGGTGAATTGCTTGGGGTTGTTGTCTCAAGCCTATTGA
- the LOC126689837 gene encoding uncharacterized protein LOC126689837: MPILMSPLQAEAAALLWAVEITNQEKWTHVIFEGDAKACFDCLSTEDTIPDWLISTYISNIRSLSFSFISVKFSWVRRLGNAAAHEAAKFALTSCQSFFNNGNLPAVLESVCRADYLPCSPYLV; this comes from the coding sequence ATGCCGATCCTCATGTCCCCCCTCCAAGCCGAAGCAGCAGCCTTGCTATGGGCAGTTGAGATTACCAACCAGGAAAAATGGACCCATGTGATTTTTGAGGGTGATGCTAAAGCATGTTTTGACTGCTTATCAACTGAAGACACCATACCAGACTGGTTGATTAGCACCTATATCAGCAATATCCGTAgtctttcttttagttttatctctGTTAAGTTTAGTTGGGTTAGGAGATTAGGCAACGCAGCAGCACATGAAGCTGCCAAATTTGCTCTAACCTCATGTCAGTCCTTTTTCAATAATGGTAATCTCCCTGCTGTTTTAGAGTCTGTTTGTAGGGCAGATTACCTTCCTTGTTCTCCTTATCTGGTTTAA